TGACAGATTGTTGTGTGCCGTACTGTAAGTAagtattcatgaaaatatataaaatttaaCGCAAGGCCCTACCTAATTCCACTAGAAATTCTACAGATATGGATTATGGTCATATTCTCCATTTAAAATGCAGTAACTCCTTGAATAATTTCAGCTGAAAAACCCGAAGATGTCGTTCTTGAAGAAGGTGCAAAAGTTTTTAGAATGGATCATCAGTGGGCTGATCAGCGTTCTGTCTCTGATGATCAATGGAGATCGCCCCAGGGCTAGGATACCAGCAATCAGAGATTCTCTACTCCTGGAGAGTGGTGTCAGCTTGGCTCGCAAAATACGCTCCAGAGAGGTTCGTCTGCTCTTTACATTTGTCTTGTCTTGCTGAAGATGCATGTACATTCAAAAGATTGATTATCATGGCACTAAGGATGTATATTGCACATGTAGACCAAGCTTGACTCGTCCTGTGTTGTCCTACCGAACTGCTATTTTCACTTTAcaaattctccccccccccccattttttctaaaaagatgCATGGTGATGATGGTTATTTGCTGACCCTTGACACAAATGTGTCAAGAGTTGAACTGAAGCAACCATTACATTTCTGTTCTATATTATGCTAGTACATGTAAAATTGTTGAAAGGGTGGCCATCTGTGCTGCTCCTCATGTTACATAATATGATGCACATGTGTTCAAGATTGTGTAATTGACCCTCAACTTCACCCCCACCTCTCCaccaattattattattttattttatttaatgcTGGTTTTCTTTCGGGAACTCCAAATTAAAGATACAAAAATGTGCCTATAAAGTTTTTACTCTCAAATTGGAACACTTTCAATCCTTTAAAAAATATTGTTGTCAAGAGCAAAAGGTTGGCTACTCTGTGCTGCctttcccttttccttttcttccccAAAACTTACATGCCTTGGTTAGCACTGTGTGAAAACATCAGGATGACATTCAGTTAGTAGTTCTCAAGCTTTGTGTTTCATTTGTGCTTTTAAATGTTTTGCTGTTCTGTCATTGCCTAGATTTCACAACACAGGAAATCAGATAAGAttcaagggagaaaaaaaaatctagtgtGCAGGTGGATACAAAATTCTTGTGAGGTTCAGTTTAATAGTGTACCATATGTGGTTTACCTAACTTGCATTATGTATTATAATGTGGttaattctttcattcattttttttttttttttttttttttttttttatgtagcaGGGTTATATTCTGGTTTCCATTGCTGGTACATTGTAGCACACGGcataatacagtgtatctcAGTTGGTagaatacaatgcaatacatgtatctcagtTTGTTATGTTTTGCCTGGTCTTCTACACTTTGTGTGTTATCACtatttctcattatcatttcttttctttttttttttcttttttttttggggggggggtgagtatgtttttttttttgtagtttttttttttttcctaaccATCCACTTAAAATCAAGCAATGATTACTGTATAATGTGTACatataatatactgtatgtcATTCCTTTCTGTCTAATGCTGTGCTTTTTTATTGCTATCAACAGGTCACTTCCGCTGCAGTGGTAGAGGCATACATCGCCAGAATCAAGGAGGTCAATGGCCTTCTCAATGCCATGGTCGTCGAGCGATTCAATGACGCCCTGGCTGAGGCTCGACAGGTGGATGAGATGCTTGATTCAGGGAATGTGCCCGACAGATTCTCAGAAAAGAATGCACCTTTCCTTGGAGTGCCAGTGTCCATAAAGGAAGCCTTCTGTGTCAAAGGTCAGTGAATACTGTATATAGCATCATTTGTCTTCTTTTATCCTGCCATGAAAACAAGAATTGGTGTTATTGTTTTGAATTATGACTGTGGTTCACTTTGAACTAGAACtctacatgtattcatttatgCATGTGTagtcatgtttttttctcaaagtaGCAAGCGTTAAACCTTAAGGTCCGAACATTCTTTATATATGTCTATTGTTATCATCAAAAGTTTTCATCTGTTATACGGGATAGGTGGAGTAACGCATGCCTTCAACTTAAATTTTCTGTGGTAGCCATTTTTGCGACATAACCTACAAGTCCAGACCTGTAGCTAGCAGTTCACAACTGTACACAATATCTGCGTTTTTGCAGCCCCATGCATGAAGTGTATACCTGAATTATGTGCCGTACGTTTATCATAGCTGCATCCTTcaatgccaagaaaaaaaaagaagaatgttaTCCGAGGGAGAACATCCCTTGCAGTGTTCTGTCCATTGGAGAACATTAGAAATAATGCGATATAATGATCATATTTATCCATTCACTGAATAGTATTTGCATAGAAACCTTTATATCATATGCCTGAATGTTTCCTGTTGTTCGAGCTTGGCATTGCAGAATTTGATTATAAGGTAAATATataacacaaacacagacagtAGAGTTGGCAGAGCTACTTGTAATAATGAAATGCCTTCATTGCGCCCTTCCTCCTTGTGGACATGACATTAACTAAAAGCTTTAAATTTGGGGTTATGATCATTGTCAGGCATGGCCAACACCAGTGGCCTGGTCAGCCGAAAGGACTTGAAGGCCCCTAACGATGCCCCGCCCGTGGCCAATATGAAGAGAGCTGGCTGCATCGTCCTCGGTCTCACCAACTGCAGTGAACTGTGCATGTGGTACGAGTCCTCGAACTACGTCTACGGCACGACCAGCAATCCCTACGACATCAGGAGGATGGTTGGCGGAAGTTCTGGTGAGCGCTCTGGATGGCGATTTGTCTTTTTGCATTTAGATAATGAGACTGTTTTGCCAACGAGGATACTTCTTTCCCACTTTTCCATTCAAAACACAAGGAGACTtcttcatatgtgaccctgcaccacaaaacaaacaaaaagtcaccagacatgaatttttagttaagaccatattctgaaagagcagactttaagctttaaaatgatgtatgactCAAATCagtggactctcctaacctatctaaatattggaatgaaagcacaaactcagtgtgaactgagaaaagaggctctgaagtacagtgtctattcaagcacttaatctttaccaagccgcgcTGGCCGTGCAataatgggacaaaaaacaggaagtaaactaccggagtaacaacaatgaagggattatcagattaaactgaaattgagcatgcctaattaacacattctgtccataattgatgccaactttcaaagcaggagcgttatcctttcaaaagttattagagttgaaagtgaagagtgtgtacaaggattttcggaaatgaaaaggggactccaaaggcacacctaatcacactattctaccaaaaatgttcaagataaactgcttaaGAAACACACTTTCCGACCCATTTCATGGTCCCAAATGAAAGCATGGTGTAaaaaaagacttgctctttcagaaaatgtgaaaaagtcaagattggctaggttgacccatttcacttattttcagtcctcacgcaaaaataattgtgtgcgactttttgttcgttttgtgatgcacggtcacacgtgactgatatttatttatttatttattttaaatCCCTGAGACACTGTAGAATGCTGAAGAATACTTTGGGTCCTTTATCAAGAGATGTATTATCAtataaattgtgtgtgtgtgtgtgtgttcaaaataaatacagttcaatcaattcaattcaaatgtacTTGTTTAAAGAAAGTTGACCAATCCTGAGATGTTGAAAATATAATATGCTAAATATCtatagtatgtacatgtagagaTGAAATTATGATGCAGGTGTCTACTAAACATGTTTAAATGCGGTTTCAATTGTCAGCAACAGTAATTTGTAATGCTGTACACAGTCTGCAGCTGTTATGAAACTaacagaaaattcaatcattttGTTCATGGTGAGGGGTCCCCATTCTTGCCCCTTTTAAAAATATGGCTGCACACAGTGGATCCTACAAAAATGTAGTTCTCCCTGTTTTCTGCACTTTGCTGATCTTTAGCTCCTCCCATAGATGCACTGCCAAAGATCTGCTAGAGAGAGGTCTGTATACTGACTGAAATGATTGGCCGCTGGCGAGTCCTTTGTGGTTCCCGAGAGTGGAACATTCCTGGGAATAttgtgcaacaacaacaacaaacaaacaaacaaatgaacaaactcTGATCATTTTTCAATGCATTATGTTGTTCTGCTTTTTTGTGTCGTGAGAAGTCAAAAAACGTGATGCCGATGTATACTTCTTTTATTATGTTATGTGCAGGTGGGGAGGGTTGCATCATTGGTGCTGGGGCCTCTGTGATGGGAATCGGAGCGGACATCGGTGGCAGTATTCGCATGCCCGCTTTCTTCAATGGCGTCTTTGGACACAAACCCAGCAACGGTAAACCTCTAAAAAACTTTCAATAGTTGGAACAGTCTtaattgtttttaaatttgctgGCAAATCCACAAAAGACATATTGCAACATTCTGTTTCTATGATAAGGAAACCTTACAAACATATTCAGATTGTTTTTAACAAGGTCACAAATTTATAAGTTaacatgtttgtgtttttttttttgttgctataaCACATGTTCAGAGACAAAATTAAAATCGTCATTTATAACAGTGTAAAAGGTCACAGCAAGAATTTCGGTTATATTTGATGATCCTGCAGATCCCAAATTTCTGGAATTGCGGCAAAAACAATAAGACATCCTTAAGCACTGTGgaataatatgaaaatgatcCAATGTTTTGGAATTCTTCTGTATCAAAGTGTGCCATGCTGCTGTGTATTTCTGAGAATTTTTCAGTTGGCCATTTCTATGACTGCATGTACTAGAGGACAATGTTGGctgtgcacaaaaaaaaaaaaggaaagtaattgatattgatattctaCCCATTGTACACCATTTTGGTAATCAGTATTGTATGGAGGTAGAAACTGAACATCCACAATGTGGAACCCATGAATTTAGAGCTTGCTGTTAAATTGTGAAGTCTGTTTCATCACCACATCATGCTCTCACAAATCTAACGTaagcaaactttgcttccaCTTCATCTTCTTTGGCAGACGTGGTATCCAATGTCGGCCAGTTTCCGACGTGCGAGGGCAAGGGTAACGAGCTGATGGTGACCGGCCCAATCTGTCGTTTTGCGGTGGACCTCGTCCCGCTCCTGAAGGTGATGGCCGGGCCGCACGGGACGGCCAAGCTGCAGCTGGACGCCCACGTGGACCTCAGGCGAGTGAGGTACTTCAGCATTGGCACCGACGACAAGAAGCTCCTGGTGTCGAAGCTGGACCCAGAACTCAGGGATGCCCAGCTTAGGGTCAGTACACTGCCCTGTACTTTTGAACTTCATTTCAATTGTGACACACCTATATAGAGCTTGCTTGCAGATGCCTCTCTAGTACATGGATGATGTAAAATGTCTTCTGAGCATGAATCTTCCACATCGGATCCCTatctgaaaaatgaaaaagaaaattacatcCTGACAGAAGAATATGAAAGCCTTCCTGATATGGGAGCCGTTATTGctaattgaaatgcatgtaacacacaagTGTCTCCCTGACAacttttttaacccattgaagatgagtTCTGAGTATGCTcggggcaggtgtctatggaaaatgcttgttgtagcaagATCAGCCCGTCTTCAGCGGATTGATAGGGATCTTTCCTAGTTTTGATGTGTAAATGTTGGCAGATTTTGATCTAGTCAGTGCTGCTCTGCTCAGAGTTTGTGGAGGAAAGAGATGGGCAGAATTACAGCTATGTGTTCAGAGGTTTGAGGTCTAAAATGCTACATGTTAGTTGCAAATTGGCACAATATCTCCTAACATCCATGAAGTCATGCATGTGTTTACACACTGACAGCTTTCCCGTACAATCTGTGCATTACCTCAAGCACTGAGCAGTGCACATCAGAACATGGcccaatgttgttgttgtttttttttaatagcgaGTGGAAATCATGGTCTTACTGTTAATGGCAGTTCTTAAAACTCATGTGCGTTTGTTGAAGTGCAATTGTGTGCATATGTTTttgttctgcttttttttttctttaaagatctAGCACTTGCAACTGAAACCATCACTCTGCATGCTGCATATCATGGTGATGGACATGATCAATGGATTAATTACTTCTGAATCCTAATTCACAACATAACCTCGCAACATACCTCTGTGCCCGTTCCTTTACAGTTCACAGTTGCAGCCATGCAAGAGTAATCTAAATCTAATAGATGTATGCATATGATGATCTTTCCTATCACAGGCAGCACGGTACTTGGAGGAAGAGTTGGATGTACAGGTGACGCACACCAGCAACCGTCGTTTCTACCACTCCATCAGCTTCTGGTTCGAGATGATGCAGGCAGCGGATGAGGAGAGCTTCGTGTCGCTGATGGGGGACCACGGCTCGGCCGTGAACTGCTATGTGGAGGCAGCCAAGCGTTGTGTTGGCCGCTCCCAGCACACAGTGCCCGCTATCGCCCTCGGTCTGCTGGAGTCCCTCGATAAGGTCATCCCGCGCAAGTCGGAGAAGGTGCTGCGTGCGTGCCAGAAACTGCGCAACGAGATCATGACGATGCTCGGCGACGACGGCGTCCTCCTCTACCCAACCCACCCCAAGATGGCGCTGTTCCACAATGCACCACTCCTGTACCCATTCAACGTGGCATACACGGGCATCTTCAATGCCCTGGGACTGCCAGTGACGCAAGTCCCGCTGGGACTCAGCAGCAACGGACTCCCCCTCGGAGTGCAGGTAGTTGGAAACAAATACTGCGATCATCTGACATTGGCGGTCGCCAGGGAGTTGGAGCGTGGATTCGGGGGTTGGACAGCACCCATTGCGGCGTCAAGTCTACATGGTAAAAGTCTGGGCAGAGACCAGGGCATGTGAATGCCTGCTACATGTATTACAAGTTTAATGatgatatcaaatatgaatTGACTCTAATGcagaatgatttttttaatgcctcTACCCAAAGGgatgccggaggcattatggttttttaaagatattatgATGGTAATAATGTGTTCTTGTGCTTGTCTGTTTTCATCAGCACTCCATTCATTCAATGATTTCCGTGGTATTTCCATTATGCGTGTTTGTGAATGTGGCTTTGTTTCTACTCTGTAACTTACTGGGAGCCTTTGATAATGTATAAAATCGGTAGTAGTGATCCAAGAAATATGTAGCTATTCTTGAGACATTGTATGATATGATGACATTTTGATCATAACTCAAATACAGGAGCAAGTCTGGGATACaaggtaaataaaaaaaaaaaaaaaaaaaaaaaaccttatgcAGTAAAAAGCAATCTTATTACGTGTTTGTCTCCTCATATTGATTTCTACTGTGTGGTATACAGGCCAAACTATTTGCAAGCTTTGTGGTCACCAAAgcaacaaaccatttttttttctttttaaaatctgaAGGAGCTTTCACACTGGGCTTGCGTAGAGTTGGGTAGTGTTGCATAGCGACTATTCCGAGCTTATACTACCCTACACTGTGCTTATGGCATCCTACGTAACAGTACAGAAAGCAACGAAAAGGGATATGCAGGGTACATGAAATAGATTTTTCTGCGTCATTCCGCTGGAGAACACAGGATGCAAAAATATGCAGTTTATACGCAAGTCTATTCAACACTGCGCTACGATAGGCCATGCGCATGCAGTAGTATGCGACACTATGCTACTGTACGCCAATGCCTACGTAACAGTGTGCTACCTTAGACTGGCCTGACGAAAAAATCTTCAAAGCTGGATCCAAGAATTTCTTGCGATTGCTTCTTTTtgtcgacattttttttttttttttcatgggtaTGCGGCCTATTCTGGCAGCAATATGTGTGAAAGCCCCTTCTCTGAGGAAAGAAATTTGAAAAGCATATAAAGTGAAAAATTATCTCTCAGAGAAATCCGTACATAAACTATATGTAGTTAGGGGagcttaaagaaaaaaagtcacgTAGGCATCAGCTTTGGTCTAAATAGCATACTTGTTTTACCAGTCTTTTTCATATTACAAGGTGTATGAGTTTTGTTTTTACCAGATAATGGTATACATATTTGTGAATAACCGTGAACACAGCTCCAGCTAGGTTTACCAAAAATTAAAACACAGTGACTTTCGTATAATGTGAATCAAGCTACGTGATCAGACATTGCCAAAAGGTTATGCTTGTGTTCGTCATATATAGTATGTGCTTATGGTCTTGATACTGTATGATCCATTTCAATGTGTTACACTAAGGTGCAATTATTGTTAAAGCAAATTTTGAAGGATATGTTGATAATTATGTGTATACAGATTTGTCTCTGTGATAGTTTTAAGAGTGATTCCATATGGATCGAAAAATTATTCATGAGGTTGTGAAACTATAAATCATAAATGTAACAATGGATGCTATGTTGTAGAAGGCCTTTCTATATTTTGTTCAATGGGTACtatatcatagatattgttgAGAACAAGCTTATGTGAGAACTAGCTAATGTGGAGTTCCAGTTGGCATTGTTGGCTGTGCAAAGCAGTTGAAAAGAGTAGAAAATCGAATTATAAATTTTTCTGTCATATATGCTATATAATTTTTGCCATCAAGTCTACCTCTTTTAGTAATTTTGTAAGCAGcctaagcattttttttttaattgggggggggggggtggttggtagtcagaaaacaacaacaaaaacagctgTTAAGTCTGTGTAAATTTCCAGTGTGCATTGTTCACTGCTGTCtataaaatacaaagaaaatcaatatacAATATACCGTGGTAGGTAATTTGTCATCTGCCCACCTGGCAGAATGGCCCCCAAGGCCTGTGTGctcaaaaaaagggggaaaaaaaatcacaattcgACGACCATTTGATTTTCTTGGAGTAATTTGTGGCCAGAAATAGCACAGATGAAATGCATAATCTTCAGACAAGCAACCTTGGAGGAAATGAGTACCAGGTAGGCCTAAAGGGGTTTAATACCGGTAGATACACATTTCAATCTTCAAAGTCAGATTTTATCAACCTGGTAAGAATCCTTCAAGCAGGTCACTGTACCTATACAGGGGAAAGATGACAGCATCCATGGCAGTTCCAGAGATGGCCTCATTGATGAAATTAAGCCTGCAATTTTTAAAAGTATTCAACTTTGGCGAAGGATCATCCTTGAGAATGGGAAATGAGGAGTTTTCGAAAGTGACATGGGGTCCCCACGGGGGTCTCATAATTACCCCGTAAGCCCACAGGTTTCTGGCAAGTTCTGCACACACTGTATGGGTAAATCCGAATCTTTCAGGGAATATGGTAAGATTCACAAGAGACATCCTTTTCTTTGAATGTTTCCTTTGTGAATTAAAATCTCTGCATGGCGACTGGGTCAAAGAATGATTTGTGTAGATGCATCAGCTCGGCATGACCTTTGCAAAATGTGATGTGGCCCAAAACATTGATATTCTGCATTATTGTTATCGATGACTTTGTATAGTGCCAATGTCTCAGATATGTTGGCAAAGCTTTCCTCAATCTTGTCAAGATCAGTGGTGCTCATGTGTCCTGATAACATAGATACCCCGTCAACAGTGTAAGTAAGCGTAGTGTACCACTTTCTAGATTGAAGTAGCTGTTGTGCGTAGTTTCGCAAGTATTGAGGCAGATGGAAAGCAAGTAGGTAGATGGGAATGAATTCAAAGGTacaatgcactcccgttacaacgaacacagttataacgaaatttcgttgtaacgaagtaaaacttctggtcccaaaattaacACCATTTAAGTCTACGATGCagaattcgcttataacgaacacggttatagcgaaattttcgttataaggaagtcttttccgagcgccactgacaaagaaaaacaaaagaaatgtgctctgttataacaaaatgtGAATTGCTTCCCAAAATAcatagcggaacaagcatttatagcgtctctgcatcaTGGGCGAACGCTgcacatcactgtgtgttcactccttgtgtcacgcacaggttctgaggggaacttacgtttaatattgtaatacaataatcccaTCCCATTTCACATCGCTTTctagtgtatgatgagtattaaCCAAAcagaataatattatgatatataagcgtggtttccttgttttcgttatatattgtatttgttcggttataacgaaattgcgtcataacgaaagaaaactgccagtcccgagcatttcgttataacaggagtgcactgtattgtgaTCTTCTGGGAGAAGTCTGCAGACTTCCATTTCTTGTATTTCTTTCCTGTGGTTTGTGCCTTTTCTTCTGGACTCCAGAAATACTATTAAAATACATATTAGAATAGACACTCCATATCAAACAAAGTCAtccatggggaaaaaaaaagaataaaggatATTACAGACTCAAAAATAGACCCCATTTCAAAATCCACTACAAAGTCATCCATGATATTTAAAGAGGAGCATGAAAAAATGGTTGAAAGTGGTCAGTAAATTCCCAGAGATGGATGTAAGTATGGTGGTCAGGTGGACTGTCCACTGTGCTTTCAGTgacaaaggtcagaggtcagggCCAGCTATGGCACTTTGAATGTTTAATTGAAGAAGATGAATTATCCATGATGCACACCGTGAAGATGGTCTTTGATTTAAGTGGGATAACTACAATGTAGTGGGAAGTTACTGGCATGGAGTTACAGCTTGGTAGGGTGTACCTCGGAAGGTAGTGCAAGTATCTTGTTGGTTAGTGTGGGTCATATTCCATTTATGCTGGTAATGGAATGGTATGTTGCAAAGTGCTTTGAGCACGGACTTGTGAAAAGGGGCCGAAAtctaaaaagaattaaaaaaaaaaaatcctaagtGTGATTATAATTGTGAAATGTGCCAGACAAGCTTACTAAGCATAAGCCGATCTGTTGTTCTATAACCttgatgttttgtgatgattggATAACATGTGTAAAATGTTTTACTCGATGTATATTTTCGGCATGAATTTCTATGATTTTATGGTCAATGGATGGTGGATAAACTAACATGcaatatatgtacaatgtagctgcaCCGACTCTTGGTCTCTTATTTGTGGTATAGTGGAACCTTGTTACATTGAGGACCTAAAGACCCCTGACAGTTACTTTGTTATATCAAGTTTCTCACAATATCAGGGAACAATaactaaaatgaatgaatgaatgcgtgagtgagtgagtgagtgagtgagtgagtgagtgagtgagtgagtgagtgaatgaatgaatgaatgaatgaatgaatgaatgaatgaatgaatgaatgaatgaatgagtgattgaatgaatgaatgaatgaatgaatgaatgaatgaatgaatgaaagaatggatgagtgagtgaatgaatgaatgaatgactgactgaatgaatgaatgagggAGAGTGattgagtgagtgaatgaatgaatgaatgaatgaatgaacgaacgaatgaatgaatatgaagaCTTACGACTGACAAAATCACATTGTTATAAAGAGGGTTTTGTTATATCTCTTTATAACGAGGTTCCTTTGTTTGCATTTGTCAAAGATGATGCGGCTCTGTCAACTGTGGGGTGGAATCCAACATGAAACCGACATAAATTGGTCCATTCTCatttagaaatacaatgtatcacatTACAAATTACAATGCTCAGCCCTTCCGTTGAGAAATTGCTGTTGTAACACTAGGAAAAGAGTGTGAGATTCAGGCTGCCATAATCCTAAGGGCCGTTTGCAGTTTTCTGCAAGCAGCCGATGTTATCAATAGCCTTGCATACTGGAAGCACAGTTTGCAtctagctgtgtgtgtgtgtgtgtggggggggggggggataatatGAAAATTGAACAAGGGTCATGTGACCAAAATTGTGTCCTGTGATTGGGGTTTACAATGAGAATCAGGACAGCACTTCTCTTGTAAAATTAgaagaaacaaaattgcacgACGGTGTGATTTCTCTAGCGATGGTTTGGATGGCTATGTACATGCAATTCACTGTAATGTCACGATTTTACTAATGTCGCAAAATTTTCACAATCAGTTTGAACTGCCCTTCTGTCATGAAATGGTTGGTTTCAAGAAATTTCTGTGTCATCCACAAGTCTTAAAGGACACGAAAAAATAGttaaaaatactgaaatttgtaCTTCAAAGAGCACAAAGATTTAGATGTGCTGTTCCTTCCTGCTACTGTGAAttttttcaatcaatctttGAGGTACAAGTGtatgatgaaatgaatgaatggatcagaaagaaaaagagaaattcaatttcaaataagaCTTTATTTAGGGTCTTTCTGGTACATGAAAAATTCTTGTCATTGATACAAAATAGTTCTTTTTGTTGATGAATACAAAGTCTGCATACAGTAATActtattacaaaaaaaagccTCAGATATCACGATATAATTATTTACTTTTGTACATTCATTAATTCACACAAAACAGTATTTGTGCATACTTGattcacattttgtgatattttgatatactgtatacggcgaatatttcgtgaggtttttattttcgcgaatttcgcgagtcaggtgctattcgcgaaattaaagacatgtgaaaatatcaactgatcctgatgtgaatgtgacgtacgcgtgtacatttctatgttcagtacaggactccatgatcgcaaatttaaccactcgcgaaatcatcgGGAATTCcagattcacgaaaatttagactcacgaaatatatggcgtatacagtaatataCAGTGCATGATATGACAACATGGGAAGTGAATAGTCAAGCCACGGCACTGTTTGATACACACAACATCCAGTTTGATGGATACGTTGTACAATAGATTTGATCAAAGCCCGGGACAGCTCCAATACCCGATGTTGGTCTGACACAAGAGTCACTAGTGCATACTGGTACAAAAGATGTTTAAGTTTCAACAAGGAATTTTGTTCCTTGATGTCAAACATCCTGCTATTAAGTGCTTGAGTAAAATATTTGTacagatacactgtatattgccACATAACTTTCCACTTCACACTGTCATCTGGAATGTTCTTCAGGCtgagaaaacacaaacaaaggcAAGACATATGCCTTTAAAGTCTATCTTTTAGCTTTCAATAACTTTGCTCCTTTGCAATTAAAGTTTCGGCTTGGACGGAATTTGCATCACATATGTATCCAGTCACATCGGCTTGAACAACTGGTGACAGGtgctaaaaacaaagcaaaacaattttacattttcacagGCAAATACTTGTAATGAACAAATGCACGCTGTCTATTCAGATGACGGAGAATATTCTACAATGGTGGCA
The sequence above is drawn from the Diadema setosum chromosome 19, eeDiaSeto1, whole genome shotgun sequence genome and encodes:
- the LOC140243059 gene encoding fatty-acid amide hydrolase 2-like: MSFLKKVQKFLEWIISGLISVLSLMINGDRPRARIPAIRDSLLLESGVSLARKIRSREVTSAAVVEAYIARIKEVNGLLNAMVVERFNDALAEARQVDEMLDSGNVPDRFSEKNAPFLGVPVSIKEAFCVKGMANTSGLVSRKDLKAPNDAPPVANMKRAGCIVLGLTNCSELCMWYESSNYVYGTTSNPYDIRRMVGGSSGGEGCIIGAGASVMGIGADIGGSIRMPAFFNGVFGHKPSNDVVSNVGQFPTCEGKGNELMVTGPICRFAVDLVPLLKVMAGPHGTAKLQLDAHVDLRRVRYFSIGTDDKKLLVSKLDPELRDAQLRAARYLEEELDVQVTHTSNRRFYHSISFWFEMMQAADEESFVSLMGDHGSAVNCYVEAAKRCVGRSQHTVPAIALGLLESLDKVIPRKSEKVLRACQKLRNEIMTMLGDDGVLLYPTHPKMALFHNAPLLYPFNVAYTGIFNALGLPVTQVPLGLSSNGLPLGVQVVGNKYCDHLTLAVARELERGFGGWTAPIAASSLHGKSLGRDQGM